The window tgtgactgtatttggagatagagggTCTTTCAAGAGGtgataagttaaaatgaggtcgttAGGTTggactctaatccaatatgactggtatccctataagaagagattaggacacagacacgcacaggggaaaggccgtgtgaggacacagggagaagacggccacctgcaagccagggagagaggcctcaggagaaaccacacttgccagcaccttgatcttggacttctggcctccagaactgtgagagaaaacATTTCCATTATCTAAGCCCCATGCTGACTGATACACTTTGCTCCCATTTCACACCAGGCCCTGCTTCTCCCCGTGATGCCTGCTGACCAGGATAAGGACGTCTGGATTCCCTTCCTCATGGGCCATGGGGAGTTTGAATGAGGTGATGCAGGGGACTATGCTTTTGAGTATGTGATTGCTACTGGGTGGACTACTGTTATTTTAACTATTGTATCCATAAAATACACCTGTATATGCAAATGCGTGTGCAGTAGAGTGGTTGGGAGCAAAGGTATCAGCCAGaccgggtttgaatcctgactgttgtgtgaccttgggcaagttgcttaacctgtCTGTGTCTAGCTCTCCTTCACAGTGGTGATAATAAGCATATCACCATCTTGGTGTTATTGCACACAATAAGTAAAATTACACAGGTTCCACTAGTACAGAACCTGGCATCAAGTCAGAGCATAAAATAAAAGCCCAATagtatcatcatcaacatcaacaACGGGGAAAGGGGTGTGAGGTCCCGGAGGCCTGGGGCCAGCTAGACCCGctgacccctcccctcccaggcctgATGTGGAGCTTTGAGGGTCAGGCAGTTGCAGGAAAGACCAGCTGAGCAGGGACAAGGTCATGGCTGCGGGCAGGGCCTCCCACACGTGGGGACGAGTGTAGCTGAGGTCACACGGAAAGCGCCACATCCCCGAATAAACTGGCAGAGAAAGGGAAAACAAGAGCATGGTTTTCAACAAACCCTCTTCTCAACTCACACAAGGCGAGGTACTCGGGGCTCAGAGATTTGACTGGTTTGCTGTTAGTTTTGtggtggtttctttcttttttttttttgtttggtgcGTGGTGGTAGTTATTATGCTTCTATCATTTACACAATAAGCTAGTCAAAGTTAGATGCAAATTTCAGAAGTATTCAAGCGATAAACGTGGAAAACAGGAAAGCATATAATAACTTGAATAAGATAAAATTGGAAAGGGTtcctaataataaaaagaaagaaaagtcaagaaaaatcaataaatcatTTTCCTTAGCATTGAAAATGTGTATGTGTAAAGCATACAACAATAACAGATAAAGATAAATTGGGATAAGTAATTGCAATATATGACAGATAAAGGCCTATTTTTACTCCAAACTACGGCTTTCCATCAGCCATGTGGTGGTTTTCAGTTGTTGGTTTGGACGGTGAGCGCCGCTGCTCAGGATTCTGGTGGGCAGCTGTCGGCGGGGAGCGCGGAGTTACCCGGGCCACTCCCAGGATCCAGCAGGCCCTCTCTCACTGGGGACAGGAGGCTGGACACTGAAGTATGGGTGGGGAGGCACTGGGGGCCTCTTATTCCCGGAAATCCCACTACCTCCCAGGCCaggctccttcctccctctctcctggggCTGTGACCCCCCCTATCAAACCCACCCCAACAAGGTGGGCCCAGTGTCCTGCAGAGGGCCCGGGCCACAGAGAAGCTCCGTGGATTCACCCTCGGGATGAAGAGAGCCTGGGCCCTGGGTGGTGCAGCCCTGTGAGCAGCTGCGGGTGAGCAGACGCTCTCTGCTCCCTTCAGCCCTGAAAGCTTCGGCCCCTTCGGCTTCCTCCTAAGTCTCCTACCCCTCCATCCCCCCGGAACCCACCTGTTCAGGCAGCAACTCCCCCTCGTCTTCCAAGCCCCCCAGTTTCTCTCTCCTTACAGGGTACAAGGGGTGATGTGTCCCTGGGATCCAGCCAATCCTTCCAGAAGATCCTCCCCATTAAACTACAAGATCCCCCAGAGATGCAGACTCAGGAACCCTGGGTCAGGCCTGGCTGTGGAGTGGACCAGACCACACGGCCTGGCAGCCCATCCCTGATCAGGGAGACTACAGCCCAGAGGGAGCCCCCACCTCGCAGCAGACCCCCTCGGTCCCCTGCCCCGCTCCATCCCCATCACATCCTTGCCCCGCCCCCATCACGCGTTCCCCGCCCCCCCTTTCTCCCCTAACTGGCCGGTGGGTGGGGTTCCTGGAAGGGGAAGCACCCTGGCCCCATCCTGGTTCCACTGGGAGCTGCTCTGGGACCCGAGGTGGTGACTCCCCATGTAGGACGTTGACTTTTCACATGTGAAGTGACAGGATTGAACTCCATGACCTATAGGTCCCTTCCAGCCCTAATGCTCCCCCAGCGGGTGCCTCACAACGTCCCCCCTCCACCCTTCCTGATCGGTCCCTCCCacgccggggggggggggggtcctgccagtcccctgcccagggcctgggggcCCCCTGCCCGGCTGTCCCTTGGTCACGAAGGGCAGAGGAATCACGCAGCGCTTGGCTTGTATGACGTTTATTTCCCACGGTCCGAGTCCTGGGCGGGCTGAGGGGACTGTCCCCCTCTCCGGGCCGCTCCTGGTCGCAGCCGGACACCGGCGGGCGGGCGGTTAGTAGAAGTTGGCCACGCGGCGGAGGGACTGGACGCGCGCGCTGTGGGCCTCCCAGTCGGAGAAGCTGCGGAAGTCGCCCCGCTCCACCAGGTACATGCGGCCGCGGTAGTTGGGCTCCTCGTACAGGACCCACCTAGGCCAGAGGGCGGCGGAGGTCAGGGGCCCGGTGCTGAGCAGCGCAGGGCCCGGACGCTCCTGTCCTGGCACCGCAGCGGCGCGTGCCCTCCTCCCCCGCAGCCGCCGCCCCGCGCCCCTCCGCCCCGGGCCAGCCCTTCACGACCGTGACCCCATCCCCGTTCTTGGCTTATTTCTCCCCCCATCTCCCGCCTGTCCTTTCACTGCCCCGTGTGTCCGGGCCAGTGCTGGGTGAGACATTTTGCACCCAGGGGTGCTCAGCTGACACTTGAAACTGACCAGTCCAGAATGTTCATCACAAGGGCCGGAAGTGGTTCCAGGATGCACGTCCTCTcatccccccactcccacccccccacacacacaccccactcctTCCTGCTCCTGGAAAGGCCTGTTTGCACAGACAGCACCCAGCACGTGGCAGGGGCCTGGCACAGAACGGGAACCGATTACTATTCATTCGTTGGATCGTTCAGCAAATGTGCTCCTGGGTCCACGTGTGCGCCCAGCCCTGCTTCAGGCCCTGGCAAGTCTCAAGTCAGTCAGACGCACAGGTTCCTGcggtggggtgaggggagagggaggcagcTGCACGGAGAAGggatccttcccctccccatcacAGCTCCCCGCTCCGGGGCAGCTGCTAACAGGCCGGAGAGCAGAGACCGGCCGACAAGGACACGGACTGGTCTATGAGCACGTATGGCTGGGCTCTGGGCCAGGGCAGGAGAGAACAGGGCCCTGCATCACCAGAGGCGATGGGGCTGCAGGGGAAGGGCCCCAGGGCCCAGGTAATCGGGAAGGTTtcggtggggggatggggggaccCCTGAGAGTTGTCTCTGCCTGAGGACACAGGGGAGGGAGTGTGATCTGAGGAGAGGCCTCCGGACACGTGGGGAGCGGGGCTGTCGCAGCCCCGTCACTCTACTGTCCCTGAGGCAAGCAGGCAGCTGGGAGGGCCGGGGGACCCCCCGCCCCACTGAACcgggctctggagcctgtgctgagGGGCGACGGGGTGGCAGCGGGGAGCGCGGCGGGGCTGAAAGCCAGCTTGGTCCACACCCACTCTTTGTCCAGGGCGGCCCTCTCCACCTCACTCTGGCCTCTTTCTCTTTGACCACTGATAGAACACAGCGTTTTTCTCTGTCAGTcacggaggggctgggggccttgGGAAGCAAAGCAGGCCTCAGTCTCCAGGCCCCCGACAAAGGGGCTACACACCCAGGTCTGGCTGCTGGGGTCCCTTCTGGCCCAGGCCATGGGGTGCTCTGACCTAAGGGTTCTTGTCCGCGGACCCCAAAGCACTCTGGTGTTGAAGGAGGTTTCTCCCCAGGAGACACATCCTCAGAATCTGTAAGCCCATCCAGCACAAGGCCAGCTGCCACTCACCTGCCACCGccatccctctcctcccccgTCCCAACCCCACATCCGGAGCCTGGCACAGTCCGCTGAGGGTCAGGGGTTGGGCATGAGGAGAGAAAGGCGGAGAGTGGGAGTGAGTGGGGAGCACCTGCCAGGGAGCACCGGGCGGGCTGGGGCCAAtctggcctcccctccccccacccccgggcctCCCCGTGCCCACCGCATCCCCCCACCCAGCCCATGACCTCCCCACACTCCCGCCCACATGCTGAGGCCGTGGCCTGAGGCACCTCCAAGGGAGTCAGCCCCTCCCAGGGAgtcagcccctccctccctccctcaaggAGCTGGGAAGGACCCCCAGCAGTGTCCTGGGCTGCCCTGGAGCACGTGGGTgtccccaaaaggaagaagaggaagcgaGCAGTTAGGCCTCCGCAGGAACCCCTCACCCTCCCCTGCTTCCTGCCGTGGGGTGGCGAGAaggcagaaggagggagggagggggcacgcCGTCCGCATCGGCACCAGGACTGCGCCCTTGGGAAGTGGGCCTCGAGATGCTGGCACATCTCTTCCAGGTGCCCTTCAGGACATGGGTCTGTGGGGACAGGCCATTCCTGAGCGACTTGGGACCCAGACGAAAATGACTCCTGGCAGGTAGGAGGTGGTGGGGAGACCCACCTTGCATCCCCAACCTCAGATGCCAGGAAAGCCCTCGAAGGAGGTCACGTCCACACTAGGGGATCCTGGGGGGCACCACTGGGCAGCTTTTCCTTGCCAAgggcttacatttttttttttacaagttaaaGTCACAGGAGGCCAAGGAGGAGGGCTCCATGGGGAGTGGAGCAGAGCCCGGGTCCAGATGTGGGACCCACCGCAGGCAGTCCCCTGCGGAGTCTTTGCCCCTCTGAGCATTATCTCTTCTTAGGTGACGTGGGGGATGAAGTCCCTACGGTCAAATCTTAGCTCCTACCTTCCTGCCTTCTTCTCTAAACAAGCCCCTGGAGTCCccggggtgggtggagggggatTGGGCCTCGGGGCTCAGGACACCTTCTACGCAAAGGTACGACTCTGGCCTCACAAGACACAATTTAGCCAGCAAATGGTTGTTTTGGAATTCTACCCCCGGATTCCCAGGTGCCATCAACTTAGGGCAAACCTGGAATTTCTGAACGGCCTTTGGGTcaggggcccagggcccagcagcCAACACCTGACCTCgcaggggaaggtggggagcAGTTCTTCCTCCATCTCAGCCACGTCTTCCTTCAGTCCCTCCCATGACCACTCGCTTGCACCCTGATCCCGTGCCTCAGAAACACAGACAGCAAAGGGATCCCATAGCTGCCGAGAAGAGCCAGGCTCCTGGGACCCACGTTTTGGGGCTCTTCTCCTGGGGCATGGGGTATGAGATCTGGGGAGACACCCAGCTCTAGATCAGGGACAGTCTGACTTGAAGCCAAAGGCCTGGCTGCAATCCCAGCGGGTCTACTCCCAGCGGGGTGGGGTAACCTTCTGGGTCTCAgcttgcttctctgtaaaatggggaaacgCTCTCCACCCAGCTGggcaggtgggaggaggaggagctggccAGCTGGGGGGTGAGCAGGGGCTGTGAAACTTGGCACAAAGGGTGCGCACAATGGGCGTTCAGATGGCCTCGGCTGGTGGAAGGAACCGGGTGTGCAGGAGTCGACGGAAGCACAGGGTTCTGACGGCTCTCTTGGGCTAGGGCGGACGAGCCCCTCTGGGCCTGGGGAAAAGCCTCCCAGCCACTCTCCATCCCCCAGAAGTGAACCACTGTGACATCATCTCCCCGGGAGGCCAGCGTGGCAGGGCTGGGCATGTGGTGGGAGAGGTCCAGTTCGGGGTAAGTAAGGGGTGAGCATGTGGGCAGGGCCACCCTTGCCAGAGCAGACTTTCCCCAGCTCGAGAAAACCAAAGCGCATTCCATGAGCTCAGCCTAGTCAGAGAGAACGGCTAGGTCTGCAAAGTGCCCTCCTGCCACCGAGGGGGGCCTTTGGGGCCCTGTGTCCCCTCACCATGGACTTCCTGGGCCAGGGGGACAGATGAGGGAGGGGAAAGGTCTCTGGGCGGGGGACAGGCTGCCCCCCTGCTGGGGTCTGACCCAGCCCGGCAGGCGGGGAACTGTGGTCAGCGGCCACGCGGGTTCTACTCACGCTCCGTCCCCGTACACCTTGATGGCGTTGACCCAGTTCTTGGCCCAGCCCTGACTCTGAAGGAAGGGACAGTCGTCCTTGAACTCCAGGCACTGGCCCGTGAAGTTGCAGCCCTCGAAGATTTCTAGGCGGAAATGCTCCCCATGCTGTGGGCCCCCCgcaaggggaggaaggaaagagggtgAACAGTGGTGACGTTTCCCGTCATAAACAGGAGCCCGTGTGGGCAGGAGCTTGGACCCACCCAGCACCCAGGGCACCCGTGAGTTCCTGGGCTGGGGGGCCGGTGAGTACCCCGACCTCAACGCACGCCCCTCAGACCAGAACTGCCGCTCGTTCTTGCACATGAGATTTGGTTGGATGAAAGGGGTCTATTAGTTTAAAAAGATTCAGAGCCCCTGAACCAGTCCAGTCGCTTCTTTCTTCAACTGCAGAACCCAAGGTCCAGAGAGGGCCAGACCTCCTGGGACAGCGGCCGCCCTCGGACCGGCTCGGGCCGCTGGGCTTCCTCCTGCCCCAGACATACCACCACATTCCTCTGCCCTTCACCCCCTCCTGGGCCACAGGCCACTGGCAGCctttaaatgataatattttacgAACTGTAATAGAACGTTTATTAAAACACGAAGccaaaaatctaaaacaaataaCAGGGATCTCATTTGCTGAAATCCCTGCTGGCTCCCTGGGACGAGGATATACATCTCCCCATAAGATTTCCCGTATTTCCAAAGACCGAGGTGGGCCAGCTCCCCACGGGCTCTGGCGCCGGCGGGGGCTGGGTCTGCGCCACAGCTGGCCCCAAGGATAGCTCTTACGAGAACAGCATTCGAAAGATACCCGGGATAGTTTTCATATAAATAGCATTATGCAAGATCCAGGGCCAGCCACGTTAATTCCTTTTTCCAAATGTCCGTGACCTGGTGGAAATCTTAAGAAAGCATTCTTACAATTTGAGAGGCCAACGCCCAGCTGGTTTTGCAACCCATGTAGAAAAGAGAGGGGTTTCCACACAGGAGGCCCCTCCCCTGGGGGTCCTCAGATGTCCGTCCAGGAGAGGGTCCTCCTGCAGACACAGGGCCGAGACTCTCTGATAAGTTGTTCACCCCTGATCTCAGGAACCAGCCATTTCCCACCCTAGCTTCCGGAGCTCACAGAAGGTCAGTTAGGACTTTAACGTGGAAGAATCCTAAGGAATGGGAATGCCCAGTCCTCAAACCCTACCCTCGGGGCAACTTCGCCATGGGGGAGTGACACCTCTCATTGGCTCTCCCACACGTACTGGGCAGCCCTGTGAAAAGGCAGCCACCTGCTGGCTCCTGCCCCCAAATTCCCGCTGCCTGGCCAGTGATACCTAAGCTTCTTTCGTGGGCCACTCCATCGAAGGCTCCTGAAAAGTGCTAGAAGATGACCTGCCTGGGTGGACGCACCAGGACCACATCAGCCTTACTTTAGCTGAATGCTCCCCCATCTGGTTGCAAATCCAAACCTCTAATGTTTTCAATAGCATTTTAAGTGGAAAATTCAGCAAGATTTTGGCATCAGAAACTGAAAGTGGTTTCCTGATACATGGCTGAAAACGCAGGCATGAAAACTCCCAGGGGCTTTCCAATTGGGTCCCCATGCACGAGAGTGGCTGGGTCTGTGTGGGGACATCTCTCGGGCTTAAAGATCCCACGGTCTCATCCGTTCCTAAAGCTGGgagggccctgcccctcccccccgcccccccccgccccccccgatTACTCATCCCACGTCTGACCAGGCCTAACCGGGCCCTGGGTCACTCCAGCAGGAAACCCCCCCATCCCGGCCAAGTGGAGTGGCCCAGGCCCACTCACCATTCCAACAGGCCGACAGGAGCCCATGTGGTCGTTGTGTCTGTTCCAGCGGTAGAAGTCGGGGTAGTCGCCGTGCTCCAGGACGAACTGCTGGCCCCGGAAGTCGGGGTGATCGAAGCAGACCCAGGCCCCACTCTCCACGCGGACGGAGTTCACCCGGTTCGTAAAGCCTCGGTCTTGGAAGTTGTCACAGTCCCCGAAGACCTCCAGCTTCCGCCCCATGAAGTGCTTGCCCTCGTAGAGAGTAATCTAGAACGGCCAGGTTAGAGGACCCGGAGTCAGGGGCTCCTCTCCTGTCAGTTTTGGGAATGGACACGGGGGGCCCAACATCCACCACTGAACCCCAATTCCCAGGCCCTGAAGCCCCGACCTGCGGCGTACAGTAGGCGCTCAACACTGTCTGTTGCCTGGGTGAGAGAATGCCTGGATGGCGGCTTGAGGTCAGACCCCGCGCCCGGCTCGCCCCGCCCCGGGAGGCCACGGTTGAGCAGACAAATCTCAGAAGATACGAGGGGACAGGGATTTCCCCTTTGTTCAGGGGCCCGTTTGAAAACAGGGTCTTTTCAAACTCCCACTGCATTTTTTAAACTCAATTTTTGTTAATTGTTAAAACATAACATCCAAGGAAATGTTTCAAAAGAAAACACTTCACCTACAACCCTATAACCGAATATTCACTTTCCAGAAAGTCAGGTTTCTGAGACTGGGCCCCTTAACAGGAGATATTGAATCCAACGAGCCAAGTCAGGGCCTGGCACGGGATTAACGGCTCAAAAGAGGGCTTTTTCAATGCAACCCCGTCCCTTTGTGTCCTAGGCCTCTCCTTTGGGTGACATGCATGTGTCAGATCTGGCGCTTTCTAACCCAGCGGTCAGTTCAGACACTGTGTCCTATGGTGATGTAGCACTGATGGGTAATCCCTGTTCCCAAACTAAACATGAACcacatggtaactagacttagtGTGGTGATGATttgataatgtataaaaatatacaatcactatgttatacacctgaaactaatacaaccttGTTAgccaattgtacttcaataaaaataaaacaaaacagaaacaaacaaacaaacaaaagaaccatACCAACCCCAAAACTCACTCACTTTCTGCAGAGGAACCTAAAATTCCAACTCTCAATAACCCTTTGGGTTTCAAGAATTGTGCTCCTAGAAGGGCCCTGGCAAAGTAATGTTACCTGGGGCCCAGTAACTGTGGTCATGATGTGTGTGTGCTGTCACTGATGGTAGAACTGCTCCTCTGGGCCCCTCGGAGTTAGGCAAGGCCAGATGCTTTGGCCAAAGGGATGTGCGTGGACGTGGAAGCTTTGAAAACCACGCACCATTTCTcgtccctccctttccctctgctgATATCAAGGTGTCCCTCTGCAGCACAGAGGACGGGGTGCAGGCCACAGTGGAGGTGAGCTCCTGGGGTTGCTGCTGAGGCGTAACCTAGCCCCTGCAGACAGATACAGTAATGCTCTCACCCACTCACCTTGAatgcagcccctggaaaccaaaGGCAGTCTCAGATTAGCTAGAATAGGGAGcca is drawn from Eschrichtius robustus isolate mEscRob2 chromosome 8, mEscRob2.pri, whole genome shotgun sequence and contains these coding sequences:
- the CRYGN gene encoding gamma-crystallin N, giving the protein MAQRSGKITLYEGKHFMGRKLEVFGDCDNFQDRGFTNRVNSVRVESGAWVCFDHPDFRGQQFVLEHGDYPDFYRWNRHNDHMGSCRPVGMHGEHFRLEIFEGCNFTGQCLEFKDDCPFLQSQGWAKNWVNAIKVYGDGAWVLYEEPNYRGRMYLVERGDFRSFSDWEAHSARVQSLRRVANFY